The genomic segment ACCTGGCGGTCGTGCAGCATCGGGAGGCGCTCGAGGATCTGGAGGTCGTCGCCGTCCTGCATACCCTGGAGGCGCGGCCGTGAAGTGGACGCTGCTGATCATCGCGGTCCTCTTCGGCGCCGCGCCGGCGCGCGCGCAGCAGAGCGCCGAGGACCGGTTCCGCAGCCTGCCCGCGGAGAAGCAGGAGGAGCTCCGGCGGAGGTTCCGCGAGCTGCAGTCGCTGCCGCCGGCGGAGCGCGCCGAGCTCCGGCGCAATCTCGAGCGACTCGATGCGATGCCGCCGGGGGATCGTCGGGCCGTGCTCGAGAACTACCGCCGGTTCGAGCAGATGACGCCCGAGGAGCGGCAGCAGATCCTGCAGCGGTGGAAGGAATTTCGCAGCCTGCCTCCGGAGAAGCGCGCTGACTTGCGCCAGCAACTCCGGCGGATCATGGACGCCGATCCGGCGGAGCGGCGGCAGCTGCTCGACAACATGGGCCGCTGGGAGCGGATGACGCCGGAGCAGCGCGAGGAGATGCGGCAGCGGTTCCGGGAGCGGAGGGAACAGCGCCGGCAGGAGCGCCAGGAGCGCCGCCAGGAACGTCAGGAACGCCGGCAGGAGCGGCGGCAGGACCGCCGCGGCTAGCCGCCGCCCGGGATCGGATCCGCATGTTGCGCGTCGCCGTCGTCATCGCGGGGCTCCTCTATAGTTCCGCGCAGGCGCAGCAGCGCATGGAACCACCTCCTGCGACGGATCGTTCCGACGCGGGCTCCACCGACCGGACGCTCTCCAAGGAAGACGCGGAGCTGCTCAACGACCTGGCGGTGCTCGAGCGCATGGAGCTGCTCAAGAACCTCGAGCTGTTCGAAGAACCCAAGCAGCCGGAGAAGAGCGACCAGCGGCAGCAATGAGGTTCCATCCCGATTCCGAACCTGCGCGGGGCGGAGTGTGGCTGGAACGTCGACACACATCCGCGCCTTGCTGGACCACCCTCTCGGAGCGGTAGCTTCCCATCGGATGCGACTCGTTTTTTACAGAGCTGCAGCATCGGCGCTGACCTTCACACTGCTCGTCTCGCAGGCTGCGCGCGCGGACCACTGCACCCCGATCCGAAGCAACATCGTGACGGACTACGCGCTGGGGCCCAGTTGCGCGAGCCCCGTCGGCGTGTGCACCGTGGGCACCCTTTTCTCCGGCAGGATCGCAGCCACCACCCGGTTCACGGCTCGCAGCGTCATGCCTGGCCTGTCGCCCGACCTTCTCGTCTACGCCGGCGAGCTGGTGCTGACCCTGAGCGACGGCACGATCACCATCCGCGATCATGGCCTGCTGAACTCCACGACTGCGTACTTCTTCGAGGTCCAGCAAGTCATCGCGGGCACCGGCGCATACATCAACGCTCGCGGCCTGCTGACGTCGCGAGGACTGTCCACGCCGACGGGGTTCCAAGGACTGGTGAGCGGAACGATCTGCATCCCCGTCGACCAACCTGAGCGCCGCAGGTCTCGTCCCGATACCTATCTTCCGTGACCGCGACCTGGCCTAGGCCGCCCGCCCGCGCCCGAGCACCTTCCCCAAATACTGCCCGGTATAGCTCCCCTTGGACTGCGCCACCTGCTCCGGCGTGCCCGTCGCCACGATGCGCCCGCCCTTGTCGCCACCCTCCGGACCGACGTCGACGATCCAGTCCGCGCACTTGATCACGTCGAGGTTGTGCTCGATCACCAGCACCGTATTGCCCGCATCGACCAGCCGGTTCAGCACGCTGAGCAGCCTCTTGATGTCTTCGAAGTGCAGGCCGGTGGTGGGCTCGTCCAGCACGTAGAGCGTGCGGCCCGTGTCGGTGCGGGCCAGCTCGCGCGACAGCTTGATGCGCTGCGCCTCTCCTCCGCTCAGGGTTGGGGATGGCTGGCCAATCTTGATGTACCCGAGACCCACGTCATCCAGCGTCTTGAGAATCCGGATGATCTCCTTGTGCACGGAGAAGTGGTCCATCGCCTCGCGCACGCTCATGTCGAGCACTTCGGCGATGTTCTTGCCCTTGAACGTCACCCGCAGGGTGGCGTCGTTGAAGCGTTTGCCGTGGCACACCTCGCAGGGCACGTACACGTCGGCGAGGAAGTGCATCTCCACGACCTTGAGGCCGTCGCCTTCGCAGGCCTCGCACCGTCCGCCCTTGACGTTGAACGAGAATCGACCCGGCTCGTAGCCGTAGGCGCGCGCTTCCGGCGTCCGCGCGAACACGTCGCGGATGCAGTCGAACACCTTGGTGTACGTGGCCGGATTGCTCCGGGGCGTGCGGCCGATGGGCTTCTGGTCGATCTCGATGACCTTGTCGAGATGCTCGATGCCGCTCAGCGCCTTGTAGGCGCCCGGCGCCTCGCGTGAGCCGTAGATGGCCCGCGCCAGGGCAGGGTAGAGGATGCCGTTCACGAGCGTGGACTTGCCCGCGCCCGAGACGCCGGTCACCGCGACCAGGCACCCGAGCGGGAACTCCACCTCCACGTCCTTCAGGTTGTTCTCCGCCGCCCCGATCAGCTTCACGCTCTTGCCGCTCCCGCGCCGACGCTGCGACGGGACCTCGATCTTGCGCCGTCCCACCAGATACGCGCCAGTCACCGACCGCTCGGCCTTCATCACGTCGCGCGGCGCTCCGGAAGCGACAATCTCGCCCCCCAGCTCGCCCGCGCCCGGTCCGAAGTCGACGATCCAGTCGGCCTCCTCCATGGTCTCCTCGTCGTGCTCGACGACGATGACCGAGTTGCCCAGGTCCCGCAGCCGCTTGAGCGTGGCCAACAGGCGCATGTTGTCGCGCTGGTGCAGGCCGATGGACGGCTCGTCGAGGATGTAGATGACGCCGGTCAGCTCGGACCCCATCTGCGAGGCGAGCCGGATGCGCTGCGATTCTCCGCCGGAGAGCGAAGGACCAGGGCGATCCAGCGTCAGATAGCCGAGTCCGACGTCGAGCAGGAACCTCAGCCGGTTCCCGATCTCCTTCAACAGCTCGGAGGCCACCACCTTGTCGCTTCCCTCGAGGGGCAGGGTGGCGATGAACTGCATGGCCTGCTCGATGGTCATCCGCGAGACCTGCACGATGCTCTTGCCGGGGGCCTCGCCGATGTCGCCAATGCTGACGGCGCGGCTCTCCGGCCGCAGGCGCTCGCCCTTGCACGCGCTGCACGGCTTGTCGCTGAAGTAGCGCAGGTAGTGCTTGCGCATGCTCTCGGAGGTAGTCTCCTTGAACCGGCGCATGAGCATCGGGATGATGCCTTCGAAGCTGGTCTTGTAGGTGCCGGTGCGCCCGCCCTCGCTCCAGCGGATGCTCATGGTCTCATCGCCGGATCCGTAGAGCAGGAGATCCTTGATGTCGCGCGGCAGGTCCTTCCAGGGCTTGTCGAGGGGTACCCGGAACGAGCTGGAGAGGGACTCGATCATCCGGAACGTCCAGCCGCCCTGCTTCTCGAGCGCGTGCGTCCAGGGCTCGACCGCGCCGCCGCGAATGCTCCGCGAAGGGTCGGGAACGATCAGATCGGGGTCCATTTCCGGCCGGGTACCGAGCCCGTTGCACTCGTGGCACATCCCCAGCGGGTTGTTGAAGGAGAAGCTGTGCGGCGCCAGCTCCGGGAAGCTGATGCCGTCGACCGGGCAGGAGAGGTGCTCGCTGTACATGCTCTGCGTCTCGCCGCCCCGGGGAAGCTGCGTGAGCGCCTGGAGGACCCCCTTGCCTTCCTTCAGTGCCGTCTCGACGGAGTCGATGAGCCGCCGCGAGCCGTCATCCTTCTTCACCACCAGCCGGTCGACGACCACCGCGATGTCGTGCTTGCGCTTCTTGTCGAGGTCGATGTCCTCGTCGAGGTCGCGGATCACGCCGTCGACGCGGGCCCGGGCGAACCCGCGCTTGCGCGCATCGGTGAGGATTTCCTTGTGCTCTCCCTTGCGCTGCTCGATCAGCGGGGCGAGCAGCGTCAGCTTCGTGCCCTCCGGAAGCTTGGACAGCTCCTCCGCGATCTGCTGCGCGCTCTGCTTGCCGACGCGGCGACCGCAGATGGTGCAGTGCTGCTTGCCCACCGCGGCGAAGAGCACGCGCAGGTAGTCGTGAATCTCGGTGATGGTGCCCACCGTCGACCGCGGGTTGTTGGAGGCGGCCTTCTGCTCGATGGAGATGGTGGGCGACAGCCCGCGGATCACGTCGTAGTGCGGCTTCTCCATCTGCCCGAGGAACTGCCGCGCGTAGGCGCTGAGCGATTCGACGTAGCGGCGCTGCCCTTCCGCGTACAGCGTGTCGAAGGCGAGCGAGCTCTTCCCGCTGCCCGACACGCCCGTGAAGACCACCAGCTTCTTCTTGGGGATGTCCAGCGTGATGCCCTTGAGGTTGTGCTCTCGGGCTCCCTTGACGAAGATGGTTTCGGGCTCCATGGCGGCCTGGGTCAGGTGGGAACCGGGCAGGATATGCGGCGCAGTCAGTGTTCTCAAGGCGCAAACCGGTCTACACGCGGGGTCTGACACAGCCCGGCAGTCCGGCTTTCCGGCGGCCGGGCAGGCAGCAGGAACAGTCCGGATTACGAGCGCTTCCGCGAGCGGACACCCACTCCAACAATCGAG from the Deltaproteobacteria bacterium genome contains:
- a CDS encoding DUF3106 domain-containing protein encodes the protein MKWTLLIIAVLFGAAPARAQQSAEDRFRSLPAEKQEELRRRFRELQSLPPAERAELRRNLERLDAMPPGDRRAVLENYRRFEQMTPEERQQILQRWKEFRSLPPEKRADLRQQLRRIMDADPAERRQLLDNMGRWERMTPEQREEMRQRFRERREQRRQERQERRQERQERRQERRQDRRG
- the uvrA gene encoding excinuclease ABC subunit UvrA, which codes for MEPETIFVKGAREHNLKGITLDIPKKKLVVFTGVSGSGKSSLAFDTLYAEGQRRYVESLSAYARQFLGQMEKPHYDVIRGLSPTISIEQKAASNNPRSTVGTITEIHDYLRVLFAAVGKQHCTICGRRVGKQSAQQIAEELSKLPEGTKLTLLAPLIEQRKGEHKEILTDARKRGFARARVDGVIRDLDEDIDLDKKRKHDIAVVVDRLVVKKDDGSRRLIDSVETALKEGKGVLQALTQLPRGGETQSMYSEHLSCPVDGISFPELAPHSFSFNNPLGMCHECNGLGTRPEMDPDLIVPDPSRSIRGGAVEPWTHALEKQGGWTFRMIESLSSSFRVPLDKPWKDLPRDIKDLLLYGSGDETMSIRWSEGGRTGTYKTSFEGIIPMLMRRFKETTSESMRKHYLRYFSDKPCSACKGERLRPESRAVSIGDIGEAPGKSIVQVSRMTIEQAMQFIATLPLEGSDKVVASELLKEIGNRLRFLLDVGLGYLTLDRPGPSLSGGESQRIRLASQMGSELTGVIYILDEPSIGLHQRDNMRLLATLKRLRDLGNSVIVVEHDEETMEEADWIVDFGPGAGELGGEIVASGAPRDVMKAERSVTGAYLVGRRKIEVPSQRRRGSGKSVKLIGAAENNLKDVEVEFPLGCLVAVTGVSGAGKSTLVNGILYPALARAIYGSREAPGAYKALSGIEHLDKVIEIDQKPIGRTPRSNPATYTKVFDCIRDVFARTPEARAYGYEPGRFSFNVKGGRCEACEGDGLKVVEMHFLADVYVPCEVCHGKRFNDATLRVTFKGKNIAEVLDMSVREAMDHFSVHKEIIRILKTLDDVGLGYIKIGQPSPTLSGGEAQRIKLSRELARTDTGRTLYVLDEPTTGLHFEDIKRLLSVLNRLVDAGNTVLVIEHNLDVIKCADWIVDVGPEGGDKGGRIVATGTPEQVAQSKGSYTGQYLGKVLGRGRAA